The Ornithinimicrobium sufpigmenti genome includes the window GCCTGAAGCGTCAGTGGGGCGTGCACGCCGCCGGTGTCATCATGTCCAGCGAGCCGCTGCTCGACCTCATCCCGATCATGCGCCGGGAGCAGGACGGGCAGATCATCACCCAGTTCGACTACCCCACGTGCGAGGCGCTGGGGCTGGTCAAGATGGACTTCCTCGGGCTGCGCAACCTCACCGTCCTGGACGACGCGATCGTCAACATCAAGGACAACCGCGGTGAGGACATCGACCTGGAGGCTCTCTCCAAGGACATGACCGACCGGTCCACCTACGACCTGCTCAGTCGCGGCGACACCCTCGGCGTCTTCCAGCTCGACGGCAACGGCATGCGCCAGCTGCTGCGGCTGATGCAGCCGGACAACTTCGAGGACATCTCCGCCGCGCTCGCGCTCTACCGCCCCGGCCCGATGGGCGTCAACGCGCACACCAACTTCGCACTCCGCAAGAACGGCAAGCAGGAGAACACCCCGCTGGACCCCCAGCTCAAGGGCAAGCTGCAGCCGGAGATGGAGTCCGCGCTCGAGCCGATCCTGGGCAATACCTACGGTTTGTGCATCTACCAGGAACAGGTCATGGAGATCGCGCAGAAGCTGGCGGGCTACACGCTGGGCAACGCCGACCTGCTGCGCCGGGCGATGGGCAAGAAGAAGAAGGAGGTGCTCGACGCCGAGTACGTCCCGTTCTCCGACGGCATGAAGGCCAATGGTTTCACCGAGGCCTCGGTGGCGGCGCTGTGGGGCGTCCTGGTGCCCTTCTCCGACTACGCCTTCAACAAGGCCCACACCGCGGCCTACGGCGTCATCTCCTACTGGACCGCCTACCTCAAGGCCAACTACCCGGCCGAGTACATGGCCGCGCTGCTGACCAGCGTCGGCGACGACAAGGACAAGACCGCCCTCTACCTGGCCGAGTGCCGGCGGCTGCGGATCCCGGTGCTGCCGCCGGACGTGAACCAGTCGGTCGCCAACTTCGCCGCCGTCGGCGACGACATCCGGTTCGGCCTGCAGGCCATCCGCAACGTCGGCGCCAACGTCGTGGACGCCATCGTGCGCACCCGCGAGGAGAAGGGGGCGTTCACCTCCTTCGAGGACTTCCTGCGCAAGTGCCCGGCCGTGGTGTGCAACAAGCGCACCGTGGACTCGCTGGTCAAGGCCGGTGCCTTCGACAGCCTGGGCCACACCCGCCAGGGGCTGGCCAGCATCCACGAGCGCTACGTCGACGCGCTGGTCGACGAGAAGAGGCAGGAGGCGATCGGCCAGGACAGCCTGTTCTCCGGGTTTGGCTTCGGGGACGGGGACGACGCCGCCGCCGGTATGCAGATCGTCACCCTGCCCCCCGTGCCCGCCATCGAGTGGGAGAAGTCCGCCCGGCTGGCCTTCGAGCGGGAGATGCTCGGCCTCTACGTCTCCGACCACCCGCTCAACGGCATCGAGCACATCCTGTCCCAGCACGCCAGCGCCTCCATCCTGGAGATGGTCGCGGACGAGGGCGTCAAGGACGGCGACTTCGTCACCGTGGCGGGCCTGCTCACCAACCTGCAGCTCAAGCGCACCAAGAACGGCGACCCCTACGCCCGCGCCAGCGTGGAGGACCTCGCCGGCTCGCTCGACGTCGTCTTCTGGCCCAAGACCTACATGACGATCTCCACGATGCTCGCCGAGGACACCGTCGTGGTGGTCAAGGGCCGGCTGAAGAAGGACGAGGGGGCCGAGCTGATGGCCAACGAGCTGACCCTGCCGGACATCCGGCAGGGACCCCGCGGACCGATCGTGCTCAACCTGCCGCTCGGCCGCGCCACGGACGGGCTCGCGCACAAGCTGAAGGGGGTCCTGGCCAACCACCCCGGCGCCACCGACGTCCACGTCAAGCTCAGCCAGCCGGGCCGGACCGTCCTGCTGCGCCTCGACCCGAGCCTGCGGGTCACCGCCAGCCCTGAGCTGTTCGGTGACCTCAAGGCGCTGCTGGGGCCGGCCTGCATCAGCGCCTGAGGTGCCGGCCTACTCCACCCGCACGGGCAGGCTCGTCAGCCGGTAGGTGACCTCGGGCCGGTCGGCCCGGCGGGCGGTGAGCAGCACCCGGTAGGCGCCGGCCCCCAGCCCGTCGGCGACCACCGCCTGCAGGTCGTCGGTCTCCACCTGCTGCAGGTGGTCGGCGCCCTGGACGAGCGTGAAGGTGCACCGCAGCGCCGCCCCGTTCGCCAGCCGGCCCACGCGCCGGGCCAGCACCCTCGATCCCTCGACCCACGCATGGCAGGCGATGCCCACGGGTGTCGCCGGGTCGGCCGCCCACGGCTCCAGGCCCGCACCCGCCTGGCCGGCGATGACGTCTGCCTGGGTCCGTGCCCCGCCGGGTCTGCCGGTCTGCACCGGCTCCGCCGGACGACCCCGGCCCATCCACCGGCCCAGGACCCCGTGTCGCCCGAGCCGGACCTCGGCAGCCAGCGGCTCGGGCTCGAGGGGGGAGTCCAGCACCCGCAGCAGGGACGCGACCTTGACCGCGGTCACCGGTCCCGGCAGCTGCCCCAGCCCGGCGAGCCGGGTCAGGTCGGCGACGGTGCGGTCCGGCAGGACCGCCGGGTCCGCGGTCAGGTCGTGCAGGCGCCACAGACCCTCGACCGTGAGGCGGTGCGTCTGCCCGCGGGCCTCGAACCGGTGGGGACCGCTCCACCGCCCGCGGCGGGCGTGGTTCTGGTCCTCCTGCGCGAAGTAGTCGGGGAACTGCTCCGGTGCGAACGGGCCGGTGGGTCCGGCCGGTGGGACAAAGTCCGGGTCGCGCTGGCTCCAGACCTCCTCGGGCCAGGAGCCCTCCGCGAACGGCATCCGGTTCAGCTCGGGGGCGGTCCGCTCGATGAGGTCGAAGACCGCCGTCCCGCGGTGCCGCTCCCAGTAGGGCAGGAGGTAGGCGGCACGGAGGAACTCGGGCGTGGCCAGCGGGTAGAGCGGGAGCGCCCGGGTGTCCAGCGACTGCAGCACGTGCCCGAAGTGGGAGCGGTTGCGGTGCAGCAGATAGTGGTAGTTGAGCTGCTCGTTGATCGCCGCGGACGGCAGCGGCGCGAAGGAGCGGGCGACGAGGTCCCGGCCGGCCGCCACCACCGACGGCGGCACGTGCACCTCGGGGTGCACGATCATCGTGTGCAGGGTGGCCAGGTCCCGGCCCAGCGTCGCGCGCCTGCGGCCCATCGCCCGCACCCACGACCGGGGGGCGATGACCGCGCGGTGCCCGGAGCGCACGGTCTCCCCGGCCGCACCGCGGAGGGCGACGTGCGGCTCGACCGGCCACCGCAGCTGACGCGCGGCGGGGAAGGACCAGCTGTTGCCGGCGGCATAGCTCTGGTGCAGCTCCAGGCTCTCGGCCCACGACAGCATCCGGTCCTGGTACTCGGGCTCCACGGTCCAGGGCAGCTCGAAGTGGCGGCGCAGGCTGTCCGTCACCGCGAGGTCGCGCCAGATGACCGAGCGGCCCCGGGCGTCTGCCCAGCGCACCGGGTCGGCCGCCGACACGCTCACGTGGGGGAGCACCCCGGCGTGCTGCAGCAGGGTGTAGACGGCCCGGCTGTCCTTGCCGCCGGAGCTGTAGAGGCGCAGGTCGGACCAGCCGGCCTCGGCGACCGACCGCAGCAGGCGCGTCACCCGGTCGACGCCGGCGTCCAGCAGCTCCTCGTAGGAGCGGCCCCGGGGGTCGGTGGTCACCGCGCGCTCGTGCAGCTCCCAGCCGTCGCCGTCCATGACCAGCAGCTCGGTGGGGCGCAGCAGCCGGACGCCCGAGACGAAGGTCTCGTCGCTCCAGTGCGAGCGCGTCAGGACGTGGGTCGAGGCCAGGGTGGTCAGCGCGAACGGCCAGTTGACCTCGAGCCGGACGCCGTCGGCCCGCAGCCGGTCGACGAGCGCGTCCAGGGTGGTGGCGAGGTAGACGTCCTGCCTGCGCCCGCGCCGGTGGGCGTAGGTGAACAGGTGCCCGAAGCCGTGGACGTCGGTGAGCGCCACCGCCGTCCGTGCCGCGTCGTCGGTGAGCAGCCCGACCCACTGGCCGGTCCCGTCCTCCAGGACGTCCAGGCCGAGCGGGTCGGGGGCGTCGCCGTACACCTCCACCGGCCCGGCGTCCGCCAGCAGGAACAACCCCTCCGCCTGCCGCAGCCGCACCCCGGCTCGTCGAGCACCGTCCCAGCGGGGTCTGCCCGGACCCACGTCGCGCACCACCCAGCAGGCGGTCCGGTGACGCAGGGGCGTCGGGATCATCGGCGTGACGTCGGGCGGGACCTGGGGCGGGACCTGGGGCGGGACCTGGGGCGGGACCATCGACCTTCACGGTAGCCGACCGCGGCTGCGGGGCCGCAGCGGCGCACGGGCGACCGGCGGGTAACGTGGGCGGGTGACCACCCAGCCCGACGCCATACCCTCTGCTCCCCGCGCGGCCCGGCGCGAGACCGTCCGCAGCCACCACGGCGAGGACGTCGTCGACGCCTACGAGTGGCTGCGGGACAAGACCGACCCGGACGTGATCGCCCACCTGGAGGCGGAGAACGCCTGGACGCAGGAGCGCACCGCGCACCTGGAGGGTCTGCGCGAGCGCATCTTCGCCGAGATCAAGGGCCGCACCCAGGAGACCGACCTCTCGGTCCCCGTCCGGCACCGCGACTGGTGGTACTACACCCGCACCGTCGAGGGCCAGCAGTATGCCGTGCACGGCCGGATCGCGGTCGGCGAGAGCCCCGAGCGCCCGGTGCTCGACCCGGGCAGCGCGCCGGAGGGGGAGGAGCTGCTGCTGGACGGCAACGCCGAGGCCGCCGGCGAGGAGTTCTTCTCCCTCGGCGCCTTCGACGTCAGCCCGGCCGGCGACCGGCTGGCCTACGCGGTGGACACCACCGGCGACGAGCGCTTCGACGTGCGGATCAAGGACCTGCGCACCGGCGAGGTCGTCGACGACGCCGTCACCGGCATCGGCTACGGCACCGCCTGGTCCGCCGAGGGCGACCACCTCTTCTACACCCGCGTCGACGACGCCTGGCGCCCGTTCCAGGTGTGGCGGCACGCGGTCGGCACCGCCGCCAAGCAGGACGTGCTCGTCTACCAGGAGGACGACGAGCGGTTCTGGATGGGCGTGGGCGCCTCCCGCGACGACCGGCACGTGCTCATCGGGCTCGGCAGCAAGAACACCTCGGAGTTCCGCATCCTGGAGGCCGACGACCCGACCGGGGAGTTCCGCGTGGTCGCCCCTCGCCAGGAGGGGGTGGAGTATGACGTGGAGCCGGCCGGCGACCGGCTCTGGATCGTGCACAACAAGGGCCACCGCGACTTCGAGCTCGCGGTCGCGCCGCTGGGCTCGGCGTCCGCCGACGACTGGACCACGGTGCTCCCCGGCGAGGAGGGGGTGCGGATCAGCACCGTCGACGCCTTCGCCGGCCACCTCGCCGTCTCGCTGCGCCGGGACGGCCTGACCCAGGTGCAGGTCCTGCCCCTGTCCGCCGACGGCCGTCCGGTAGGCGCGGGCTACCAGGTGCCGGTCGAGGAGGAGGTCTACTCCATCGACACCGGCGCCAACCCGACCTACGACACCGACACCCTGCAGGTGGTCATCGAGTCGCTGGTGACCCCGCGCAGCGTCTACGACCTGGACCTGGCCTCGGGGGCGCTGACGCTGGTCAAGCGCCAGCCCGTCCTCGGCGGCTACGACCCGCAGGACTACCAGCAGCACCGGCTGTGGGCCACCGCCGCCGACGGCACCCGGATCCCCATCTCCCTCGTCGCCCGCAAGGACGTCGTCCCCGACGGCACCGCCCCCGGCCTGCTCTACGGCTACGGCTCCTACGAGATCTCCATCGACCCCTACTTCTCCGTCTCCCGGCTGTCCTACCTGGACCGCGGTGTGGTCTACGCCGTCGCGCACGTGCGCGGCGGCGGCGAGATGGGCCGCGGCTGGTACGAGTCCGGGCGCATGGAGCACAAGACGAACACCTTCACCGACTTCGTCGCCTGTGCCGACCACGTCGTCGAGACCGGTTGGGTGGCACCCGACCGGCTCGCCGCCGAGGGCCGCTCAGCCGGTGGGCTGCTCATGGGCGCCGTGGTCAACCTGGCTCCCGAGCGGTTCCGGGTCGTGCACGCCGGGGTGGCCTTCGTCGACGCGCTCACCACGATCCTGGACCCCTCGCTCCCGCTGACCGTCGGCGAGTGGGAGGAGTGGGGCAACCCGCTGGAGTCGGCGGAGATCTACTCCCTGATGCGCTCCTACACCCCCTACGAGAACATCCGGCCCGTGCAGTACCCGGCGATCCTGGCCACCACCGGCCTCAACGACACCCGGGTCTTCTTCGTCGAGCCGGCCAAGTGGGTCGCCCGGTTGCGGGAGACCGTCACCAACGACCCGCACGAGCGCCCGATCCTGCTCAAGACCGAGATGGTCGCCGGCCACGGCGGCAAGACCGGCCGGTATGACGCGTGGCGCGAGACCGCCTTCGAGGTCGCCTTCGTGCTGGACCAGCTCGGGGTGGGCGGGGACGAGCGGTAGGGCGACCCCGAGGCCGCACGAGGAAGGCCACCGTGACCACGGGAGCGGCGGCTGAGCGGCATACCAGGGCAGGACCTGCCGTGGCGGCATGTCACGATCCGGTGACAATCGCCCCATCCACCACACCGATAGTTGTCGCGGCGGCCCCGCATAGGTCACGGTGTGTCTCATCGCATACCCGACCAGCGAAGGAGCTGATCCGCGTTGATCATCCGACGACCTGCTTTCAGGCTCGCGGCCGTGACGGCAGCCGCCACCCTGGTGCTCACCGCCTGCAACGGCGGCGGTGACGAAGTCGACGTCGACCCGGACCCGGACGGTCCCGACCAGACGCTCGGTGAGCCCGGTGAGGGTGGCGAGGAGACCGGCGAGCCCGGCGCCTCCGGCGGCGAGTTCACCATCTACAACTGCGAGCCCCAGAACCTGCAGACCGGCAGCTCCTCGGAGGTCTGCGGCAGCAAGGTCCTCGAGCAGCTCTACAGCGGGCTGACCTCGATCGACTACGACAGCGGCGAGGTCGTCGGCGTGGTCGCCTCCGACTGGGAGACCGAGGACGCCCAGAACTGGACCTTCACCCTCCGCGACGACTTCACCTTCCACAACGGTGACCCGGTCACCGCGCAGACCTTCGTCGACACCTGGAACTGGATCGTCAACCCCGACAACGGCCAGACCCAGGAGGCCTTCTTCGACAAGATCGAGGGCTACCAGGAGGTGGCCGACGGCGAGGCCACCGAGATGTCCGGTCTGTCCGCGCCCGACGACACCACGCTGGAGATCACGCTCTCCGAGCCGTTCTCGCCGTTCCCTGCGCAGCTCAGCTACACCGCCTTCTACCCGCTGCCCGAGGTCGCCTTCGAGGACATCGCCGCCTTCCAGGAGGCGCCGATCGGCAACGGCCGCTACCAGATGGACGGCGAGTGGGTGCACAACGTCGAGATCGCGATGACCCGCTACGAGGACTGGCCGGGCGACGAGCCTGGCCTCGCGGACCGCGTCGTCTGGAAGATCTACTCCGACGTCAACACCGCCTACCTCGACGTGCAGGCGGGCTCGCTCGACATCCTGGACGGCATCCCGCCGGAGCGGCTGGCCACGGTGGACCAGGAGTTCCCCGACCAGTACCAGGAGGACCAGACCAGCTCGTTCACCTACCTGGGCTTCCCGCTCTACCAGGAGGAGTTCCAGGACCCGGACATCCGGCACGCGCTCTCCATGGCGATCGACCGGCAGACGATCATCGACACCATCTTCAACGGCGCTCGTGAGCCCGCGACCGGCGTCATCCCGCCGGTGCTGCCGGAGTACCGCGGGGACGCCTGCAACTACTGCGACTTCGACGCCGAGACCGCCCGGCAGATGTACGAGGACGCCGGCGGCCCCTCCGAGCTGACCATCTACTTCAACTCCGGCGCCGGCCACGAGGAGTGGACCGAGGCCGTGGCGAACATGTGGCAGCAGAACCTGCCGATCGACAGCATCTCCTTCGAGTCGCTGGAGTTCGCGCAGTACCTTGACCTGCACGACGAAGAGGTCATCACCGGGCCGTACCGCCTGGGCTGGGTGCTGAGCTACCCGAGCCCGCAGTACGCCATGGAGCCGCTCTACAGCACGGGCGCCGACTCCAACTACGCGCGGTACAGCAACGAGGAGTTCGACAACCTCATCGACCAGGCCAACGCCGAGGCCGACGAGGACGCCGCGGCCGAGCTCTACCAGCAGGCGGAGGACATCCTGCTGGAGGACATGCCGGTCATCCCGATGTGGTACGAGACGAGGACGACGGTCCACAGCACGAACGTGGACAACATCGTGGTCGACCCGCGGACGTTCGTCCGGGTCGAGCAGGTCGAGGTCACCTCCGGCTGACCCGGTCTCTCCGCCCGACCCGGCACCATGACCGTCGGGGAGCAGCCCGGCTGCTCCCCGACGGTCGCCGGGTTCGGCCATGCTAGACCTCCCAGCCCGACCCTCAGAGGAGCACCATGGCGCGCTACATCATCCGCCGGCTGCTGCAGTTCATCCCGGTCACGCTGATCGCGACGTTCATCGTCTTCGCCCTCGTCTTCGCCATCCCCGGCGACCCGATCCGGGCCCTCGCCGGCGACCGGCCCCTGGCGCCGCACATCGTCGAGGCGATCCGCGAGCGCTACAACCTCGACGACCCGCTGCTGGTGCAGTACGGCAAGTGGCTGGCCAACGTCTTCCAGGGCGACTTCGGCACGACCTTCCAGGGCCGGCCGGTCAGCGACATCATCGCCCAGCGCTTCCCGGTGACGCTGCGCCTGGCGATCGTCGCCTTCATCATCCAGTCGATCATCGGCATCCTCGCCGGCATCCTGGCCGCGGTCCGGCAGAAGGGCTTCGTCGACAGCCTGGTCCAGGTGAGCACCGTGGTGCTGGTGGCGATCCCGACGCTGGCCATGGCCTTCCTCATGCAGGTGGTCTTCGGTCTGCAGCTGGGCTGGTTCCCCATCGCCGGGATCACCCAGGGCTGGTACTCCTACCTCCTGCCCGGCGCCGCGCTGGCCTCGGTGTCGACGGCGATGGTCGCCCGCCTGGTGCGGACCTCGCTGATCGAGAACCTGCGGGCGGACTACGTGCGCACCGCGACCGCCAAGGGGATGAAGCGCAGCCGGGTGGTCGGGCGGCACGCCATGCGCAACTCGCTCATCCCGGTCGTCACCTTCCTCGGCGCCGACCTGGGCTCGATGCTGGGCGGCACCATCATCATCGAGGGCATCTTCAACATGCCCGGCCTCGGCGGTGAGGTCTTCCGCGCCGTCCGTGCCCAGGAGGGCACGGTCGTGGTCGGGATCGTCACCCTCTTCATCCTCTTCTTCGTGGTGATCAACCTGATCGTCGACATCCTCTACGCCTACCTCGACCCGAGGATCCGCTATGAGTGAGCAAGCACGCGACAAGACCACCATCCACGAGCAGGCGGCGGCAGGAGTCGAGGCGGTCGAGCTGTCGGCCCGCACCAGCGGCGAGGCCTCCGGTGACGCCGGTGACGCCGGCGCCAGCCTGTGGGGCGACGCCTGGAAGGAGCTGCGCCGCAACCCCTGGTTCATCCTCGCCGGGGTGCTGATGCTGGTCTTCATCCTCATGGCGATCGTCCCCGGGCTCTTCACCCGCGTCGACCCGCGGGCCTGCAACCTCTCCGACGCCCTGCAGACCCCCAGCGGTGAGCACTGGTTCGGCACCGACGTCCAGGGCTGCGACTACTACGCCCGCGTGGTCTACGGCGCCCGAGCCTCGATGGCGGTGGGGATGCTGGTCACGATCGGCGCGGTGGTGATCGCGATCGTGCTCGGGCTGGTCGCCGGCTTCTACGGCGGGTTCATCGACGCGATCATCTCCCGGGCCGTCGACGTGGTCTTCGCCCTGCCCTTCCTGCTCGGCGCGATCGTCTTCCTCAACGTCATCGAGAACCGCGGGCTGATGGAGGTCGCGCTGGTGCTCATCGTCTTCGGCTGGCCGACCATGACGCGGCTCATGCGCTCGTCGGTGATCTCGGTCAAGGCCAACGAGTACGTCGCCGCCGCCCGCGGGCTCGGCGCCAGCGACCTGACGATCATGCGGCGGCACATCCTGTCGAACGCCTTGGCGCCCCTGGTGGTCTACGCCACCATCTACGTCGGGATCATCATCGGCGCCGAGGCGACGCTGACCTTCCTCGGTGTCGGTCTGCAGCTGCCCTCGATCTCCTGGGGACTGCAGCTGTCCGGCGCCCAGACGCGGATCATGACCCACCCGCACCTGATCCTCTTCCCCGCCGTCTTCGTCGGGCTGGCAGTCTTCTCCTTCATGATGATGGGCGACGCCCTGCGCGACGCCCTCGACCCCAAGAGGCGGTGAGCCATGACCGACCCAAGCACGACCGACCCAAGCACGACCGACCAGCGCACGACCGATCAGACCGGGACCCGGCGAGGCACCCGGACCAAGGGTGGTGTCGGCAGCCCGGACCCGTCCGCGCCGCTGCTGGCCGTCACCGACCTGCAGGTCGAGTTCCGCACCCGGTATGGCGTGGCCAAGGCCGTCAACGGCGTCTCGTTCAGCGTCGACGAAGGGGAGACGCTGGCGATCCTGGGGGAGTCCGGCTCCGGCAAGTCGGTGACCGCCCAGGCGATCATGGGCATCGTCGACAGCCCGCCCGGCTTTGTCACCGGGGGTCAGGTGCGCTTCCGCGGCCAGGACCTGCTGCAGATGCCCGACGAGCAGCGGCGCTCCTTCCGCGGCCCGCACATCTCGATGATCTTCCAGGACGCCCTGTCCTCGCTGAACCCCGTCTTCCCGGTGGGGTGGCAGATCGGTGAGATGTTCCGCATCCACACCAAGGTCTCCCGTCGCGAGGCCAAGAAGAAGGCGATCGAGCTGATGGACCGGGTGCGCATCCCCGGCGCCGCCAGCCGGGTCGGGGACTACCCCCACCAGTTCTCGGGCGGTATGCGCCAGCGCATCATGATCGCGATGGCGATCGCGCTGGACCCCGAGGTGCTCATCGCCGACGAGCCCACCACGGCGCTCGACGTGACCGTGCAGGCCCAGGTGATGGAGCTGCTCGCCGACCTGCAGCGAGAGTCGCGGATGGGGCTCATCCTCATCACGCACGACCTGGGCGTGGTCGCGGACGTCGCCGACAAGATCGCCGTGATGTACGCCGGCCGGGTGATGGAGAAATCTCCTGTCCTGGACATCTACGCCAACCCGGCCCACCCCTACACCGAGGGCCTGCTGAAGTCGATTCCCCGGATCGACGCCAAGGGCGGGGAGCTGCAGGCCATCAAGGGGCTCCCGCCCAGCCTGACGAACATCCCCAAGGGGTGCGAGTTCCGCCCCCGCTGCCCGCGGGCGCAGTCGGTGTGCGAGGCCGAGCGTCCACCGCTGCGCGAGGTCGTGCCCGGCCGGTTCGCCGCCTGCCACTTCGCCGAGGAGGTGCTCAGTGACCACGCCTGACCCCCGCCCGCAGGACGTCGGCCGGCCGGACGCCTGGGGGGAGGACGCCGGTGCGCGGGATGGCTCCCGGCAGCAGGACCCCTACGCGCCGGGCTTCCACCCGGACGCCCCGCCGCGCAAGAAGGTCTCCGACGAGGTGGTGCTGGACGTCCAGGACCTGGTCAAGCACTTCCCGCAGACCCAGGGGATCGTCTTCAAGCGCACCGTCGGCCACATCAAGGCGGTCGACGGGGTGAGCTTTCAGCTGCACAAGGGCGAGACGCTCGGGATCGTCGGCGAGTCCGGCTGCGGCAAGTCGACCCTGGCCAAGCTGCTCATGCGCCTGGAGACCCCGACCAGCGGGGCGGCCTACTTCCAGGGCAAGGACATCTACGGCCTGTCCGGCTCGGCGCTGCGCAAGGTCCGCCGCAACATCCAGATCGTCTTCCAGGACCCCTACGCCTCGCTCAACCCGCGGATGACGGTCGGCGACATCGTCGGCGAGCCCTTCGACATCCACCCCGACGTGGAGCCCAAGGGTGGGCGGCGCAGGCGAGTCCAGGAACTGCTGGAGGTCGTCGGCCTCAACCCCGAGCACATCAACCGCTACCCCCACCAGTTCTCCGGCGGCCAGCGTCAGCGGATCGGCATCGCCCGTGGCCTGGCGCTGCGGCCGGAGATCATCATCTGCGACGAGCCGGTCTCCGCGCTGGACGTCTCGGTGCAGGCGCAGGTGATGAACCTGCTGCAGAGCCTGCAGAGCGAGTTCGGGCTGTCGTACATCTTCATCGCCCACGACCTGTCGGTGGTGCGCCACATCTCCGACCGGGTCGGCGTGATGTACCTGGGCAGGATCGCCGAGATCGGCACCGACACGCAGATCTACGAGCACCCCGCGCACCCCTACACGCAGGCCCTGCTCTCCGCCGTGCCGGTGCCCGACCCGTCGGTGCGCGGCCAGCGCGAGCAGATCATCCTGCAGGGCGACCCACCCAGCCCGGCGAACATCCCCAGCGGCTGCCGCTTCCGCACCCGCTGCTGGAAGGCGCAGGACATCTGCGCCCAGGAGTCGCCCGACCTCGTCGTGCGCGAGGGCATCCAGCACCCCGCGGCCTGCCACTTCGCGCAGGTCCGGGAGGACGTCGTCGTTCACCACGACTGACCCCGACCGGGCGCACGCTTCTCACCGACCGGGCGCACGCTTCTCACCCGAGGGCGGCGCGCAGCCGCGCGGCATACTCCTCGGGTTCCCCGACGGCATATCTCACCCGCGGCCAGAAGAACCCGCGCAGGCCGTCACCCTTGGTCCGCGGCACGACGTGGACATGCAGGTGCGGCACGGACTGGCTGACCACGTTGTTCATCGCCACGAACGAGCCCTGCGCGCCGAGCGCCTCGCGCACCGCGGCCGCGACCGAGCGCGCGGCGGTGAACAGCGGCGCCACGAGGGCGTCGGGCAGCTCGGTCAGGGTGGGTATGTGGTCACGCGGCACCACCAGCACGTGCCCCTTGAAGACGGGCCGGGTGTCGAGGAAGGCCACGACGTCGTCGGTGTCGAGGACGACCTCCGCCGGTTCGTCCTCGGCGATGATGCGGCAGAAGATGCAGGTCACCTCGGC containing:
- a CDS encoding S9 family peptidase, with protein sequence MTTQPDAIPSAPRAARRETVRSHHGEDVVDAYEWLRDKTDPDVIAHLEAENAWTQERTAHLEGLRERIFAEIKGRTQETDLSVPVRHRDWWYYTRTVEGQQYAVHGRIAVGESPERPVLDPGSAPEGEELLLDGNAEAAGEEFFSLGAFDVSPAGDRLAYAVDTTGDERFDVRIKDLRTGEVVDDAVTGIGYGTAWSAEGDHLFYTRVDDAWRPFQVWRHAVGTAAKQDVLVYQEDDERFWMGVGASRDDRHVLIGLGSKNTSEFRILEADDPTGEFRVVAPRQEGVEYDVEPAGDRLWIVHNKGHRDFELAVAPLGSASADDWTTVLPGEEGVRISTVDAFAGHLAVSLRRDGLTQVQVLPLSADGRPVGAGYQVPVEEEVYSIDTGANPTYDTDTLQVVIESLVTPRSVYDLDLASGALTLVKRQPVLGGYDPQDYQQHRLWATAADGTRIPISLVARKDVVPDGTAPGLLYGYGSYEISIDPYFSVSRLSYLDRGVVYAVAHVRGGGEMGRGWYESGRMEHKTNTFTDFVACADHVVETGWVAPDRLAAEGRSAGGLLMGAVVNLAPERFRVVHAGVAFVDALTTILDPSLPLTVGEWEEWGNPLESAEIYSLMRSYTPYENIRPVQYPAILATTGLNDTRVFFVEPAKWVARLRETVTNDPHERPILLKTEMVAGHGGKTGRYDAWRETAFEVAFVLDQLGVGGDER
- a CDS encoding peptide ABC transporter substrate-binding protein — encoded protein: MTAAATLVLTACNGGGDEVDVDPDPDGPDQTLGEPGEGGEETGEPGASGGEFTIYNCEPQNLQTGSSSEVCGSKVLEQLYSGLTSIDYDSGEVVGVVASDWETEDAQNWTFTLRDDFTFHNGDPVTAQTFVDTWNWIVNPDNGQTQEAFFDKIEGYQEVADGEATEMSGLSAPDDTTLEITLSEPFSPFPAQLSYTAFYPLPEVAFEDIAAFQEAPIGNGRYQMDGEWVHNVEIAMTRYEDWPGDEPGLADRVVWKIYSDVNTAYLDVQAGSLDILDGIPPERLATVDQEFPDQYQEDQTSSFTYLGFPLYQEEFQDPDIRHALSMAIDRQTIIDTIFNGAREPATGVIPPVLPEYRGDACNYCDFDAETARQMYEDAGGPSELTIYFNSGAGHEEWTEAVANMWQQNLPIDSISFESLEFAQYLDLHDEEVITGPYRLGWVLSYPSPQYAMEPLYSTGADSNYARYSNEEFDNLIDQANAEADEDAAAELYQQAEDILLEDMPVIPMWYETRTTVHSTNVDNIVVDPRTFVRVEQVEVTSG
- the dnaE gene encoding DNA polymerase III subunit alpha, whose protein sequence is MSRSVSPDQNFVHLHNHTEYSMLDGAARISEMFEVAAEQGMPAIATTDHGFVFGAYEFWKTAQRYDVKPIIGLEAYVTPGTHRTDKTRVKYGDGGRDDVSGSGAYTHMTLLARNNNGMHNLFRLASLASLEGYYFKPRMDRELLETYGQGLIATTGCPSGEIQTRLRMGQWDEAVRYASDMKDIFGQGNYYLELMDHGIDIERVVRQDLLKLAKELSLPLLATNDLHYTRREDAGAHGALLCVSTGSQLSDPNRFKFDGDGYYIKSAAEMREVWRELPEACDNTLLVAERCEVSFTEGEGRYMPKFPVPEGEDETSWFIKEVEAGLHRRFPEGVPDYARKQAEYETEVIVGKGYPGYFLVVADFINWAKSQGIRVGPGRGSGAGSTCAYALGITDLDPIPHGLIFERFLNPERMSMPDFDVDFDDRRRGEVIRYVTEKYGDDRVAMIVTYGTIKAKQALKDASRVMGFPFAMGEKLTKAMPPDVMGKGITLSGIEDPTDKRYAEASEFRELLADDPHAREVYETARGLEGLKRQWGVHAAGVIMSSEPLLDLIPIMRREQDGQIITQFDYPTCEALGLVKMDFLGLRNLTVLDDAIVNIKDNRGEDIDLEALSKDMTDRSTYDLLSRGDTLGVFQLDGNGMRQLLRLMQPDNFEDISAALALYRPGPMGVNAHTNFALRKNGKQENTPLDPQLKGKLQPEMESALEPILGNTYGLCIYQEQVMEIAQKLAGYTLGNADLLRRAMGKKKKEVLDAEYVPFSDGMKANGFTEASVAALWGVLVPFSDYAFNKAHTAAYGVISYWTAYLKANYPAEYMAALLTSVGDDKDKTALYLAECRRLRIPVLPPDVNQSVANFAAVGDDIRFGLQAIRNVGANVVDAIVRTREEKGAFTSFEDFLRKCPAVVCNKRTVDSLVKAGAFDSLGHTRQGLASIHERYVDALVDEKRQEAIGQDSLFSGFGFGDGDDAAAGMQIVTLPPVPAIEWEKSARLAFEREMLGLYVSDHPLNGIEHILSQHASASILEMVADEGVKDGDFVTVAGLLTNLQLKRTKNGDPYARASVEDLAGSLDVVFWPKTYMTISTMLAEDTVVVVKGRLKKDEGAELMANELTLPDIRQGPRGPIVLNLPLGRATDGLAHKLKGVLANHPGATDVHVKLSQPGRTVLLRLDPSLRVTASPELFGDLKALLGPACISA
- a CDS encoding ABC transporter permease, with the translated sequence MARYIIRRLLQFIPVTLIATFIVFALVFAIPGDPIRALAGDRPLAPHIVEAIRERYNLDDPLLVQYGKWLANVFQGDFGTTFQGRPVSDIIAQRFPVTLRLAIVAFIIQSIIGILAGILAAVRQKGFVDSLVQVSTVVLVAIPTLAMAFLMQVVFGLQLGWFPIAGITQGWYSYLLPGAALASVSTAMVARLVRTSLIENLRADYVRTATAKGMKRSRVVGRHAMRNSLIPVVTFLGADLGSMLGGTIIIEGIFNMPGLGGEVFRAVRAQEGTVVVGIVTLFILFFVVINLIVDILYAYLDPRIRYE